A stretch of Fundicoccus culcitae DNA encodes these proteins:
- the acpP gene encoding acyl carrier protein — protein MTTNNEETFAIVQKMIVERFGVQADKITEEMTFDDLGADSLDVVELVMELEDRFGVQFEDEKIEELNNIGDAVQYIDQLRS, from the coding sequence ATGACAACAAATAATGAAGAAACTTTTGCAATTGTTCAAAAAATGATTGTCGAGCGTTTTGGTGTTCAAGCGGACAAAATTACTGAGGAAATGACCTTCGATGATTTAGGTGCTGATTCACTCGATGTAGTAGAATTGGTCATGGAATTAGAGGACCGATTCGGTGTTCAATTTGAAGATGAAAAAATTGAAGAATTGAATAACATTGGCGATGCGGTTCAATATATAGATCAATTACGTAGCTAA
- a CDS encoding ABC transporter ATP-binding protein, which yields MNNNEVLLDVKDLHVGFRIKDDYYDAVDGVSFQLKKNEILAIVGESGCGKSTLATSIVGLHNKNNTRISGEINYRNENLVNYNETQYNQIRGNDIGMIFQDPLASLNPLMKIEDQIAEALYYHTKLDKEQRHKRVLELLDQVGIANPQRMAKQYPHELSGGMRQRVIIAIALACKPPIIIADEPTTALDVTIQAQILDLLNDIQEETESGIILITHDLGVVAETADRVAVMYAGQFVEVAPVHELFNNPKHPYTRSLLRSIPQSNDMVDDSTGELHVIQGVVPPLTRLPRKGCRFAPRIPWVDASAHEENPTLHEVEPGHFVRCTCHEHFNFNEEVTV from the coding sequence ATGAACAATAATGAAGTACTGTTAGATGTAAAAGATCTACATGTTGGCTTTAGAATCAAAGATGATTACTATGATGCAGTTGATGGTGTATCTTTTCAACTAAAGAAAAATGAAATATTAGCCATTGTTGGTGAATCTGGTTGTGGAAAAAGTACCCTAGCCACAAGTATCGTGGGTTTGCACAACAAAAATAATACTAGAATTTCAGGTGAGATTAATTATCGTAACGAAAATTTAGTTAATTATAATGAAACACAGTATAATCAAATCCGTGGGAATGATATAGGGATGATTTTCCAAGATCCTCTAGCTTCATTAAATCCATTAATGAAAATTGAAGATCAAATAGCAGAAGCCTTGTATTATCATACAAAGTTAGATAAAGAACAAAGACATAAACGTGTCTTAGAATTACTTGATCAAGTAGGTATTGCTAATCCACAACGGATGGCCAAACAATATCCCCACGAATTATCTGGTGGGATGAGACAAAGGGTTATTATCGCTATTGCACTTGCATGTAAGCCGCCGATTATTATTGCTGATGAACCAACAACAGCGCTTGACGTAACCATTCAAGCACAAATTTTGGACTTATTAAATGATATTCAAGAAGAAACTGAATCAGGCATTATATTAATTACACATGACTTAGGCGTTGTTGCTGAAACAGCCGATCGTGTAGCTGTTATGTATGCAGGTCAATTTGTTGAGGTAGCACCCGTTCATGAGTTGTTTAATAATCCTAAACACCCATACACACGTTCATTATTGCGCTCAATCCCACAATCTAATGATATGGTTGATGACTCTACAGGTGAACTTCACGTGATTCAAGGTGTGGTTCCGCCATTAACACGACTACCTAGAAAAGGTTGCCGCTTTGCACCCCGTATTCCTTGGGTTGATGCATCAGCACACGAAGAAAACCCAACCTTGCATGAAGTAGAACCTGGACATTTTGTTCGTTGTACTTGTCACGAACACTTTAATTTTAACGAGGAGGTCACTGTATAA
- a CDS encoding ATP-binding cassette domain-containing protein, translated as MMSFIKIEDLKVHYPIRSGFLNRVTDYVYAVDGISLEFERGKTYGLVGESGSGKSTIGKSIIGLEKITSGKIFYEGKDVSSEARNRRSEYRRNVQMIFQDAMSSFNPKRRIKDVLAEPMRNFENLTPEEETKRCIELLEIVGLTEDALNKYPHEFSGGQRQRIGVARAVAINPLLVIADEPVSALDLSVQAQVLNFMKRIQDEYNISYLFISHDLGVVRHMCDEIAIMYRGRFTEYGANKDIYQNPQHIYTRRLLSAIPEIDPDNREKNKENRIRVEKEYQENAAKYFTEEGRVYDLKPISDTHKVALDTIEPVVERGAV; from the coding sequence ATAATGTCATTTATTAAAATTGAAGATTTAAAAGTACATTATCCGATTCGTAGTGGCTTCTTAAATAGGGTCACTGACTATGTTTACGCTGTTGATGGTATATCGTTAGAATTTGAACGAGGTAAAACGTATGGTTTAGTTGGTGAATCAGGATCGGGTAAATCAACTATCGGGAAATCGATTATTGGTTTAGAAAAAATTACGTCCGGAAAAATTTTCTATGAAGGTAAAGACGTTTCTAGCGAAGCACGTAACCGTCGGTCTGAATACCGTCGTAATGTTCAAATGATTTTCCAAGATGCGATGTCTAGTTTTAACCCAAAACGTCGCATTAAAGATGTTTTAGCGGAACCTATGCGTAATTTTGAAAACTTAACACCAGAAGAAGAAACGAAAAGATGTATTGAACTCTTAGAAATCGTTGGTTTAACTGAAGATGCGCTTAATAAATACCCTCACGAATTCTCTGGGGGTCAAAGACAACGGATTGGTGTTGCTAGAGCAGTTGCAATCAATCCTTTATTAGTTATTGCTGACGAACCCGTATCGGCTTTAGATTTGTCTGTTCAAGCACAAGTGCTAAACTTTATGAAACGTATTCAAGATGAGTATAACATTAGTTATCTATTTATATCGCATGATTTAGGGGTTGTTCGTCATATGTGTGATGAGATAGCCATCATGTACCGTGGACGATTTACTGAATATGGTGCTAACAAAGATATTTATCAAAATCCACAACATATCTATACTCGTCGTTTATTATCTGCCATTCCTGAGATTGACCCAGATAATCGTGAGAAAAATAAAGAAAATCGGATTCGTGTTGAAAAAGAATATCAAGAAAATGCGGCTAAGTATTTTACAGAGGAAGGCCGTGTGTATGATTTAAAACCAATATCTGATACGCATAAAGTGGCCTTAGATACAATAGAACCTGTTGTAGAAAGAGGTGCAGTATAA
- the opp4B gene encoding oligopeptide ABC transporter permease, which produces MWKTIFRRILLMIPQLFILSIIVFILGALMPGDALTGLIDPTIGPEQIEAMREQLGLNKPWPERYFDWMGGILQGDFGRSWQHRMPVTQIIQQRIWPTLWLSLLTTIITYAIALPLGLLSGRYENSWIDRFVNFYNFLSYSIPSFVLGLLMLWLFGYTLDWFPTRGTVGSQVTPGTIDYVLSRLNHMILPALTLALISTTSTIQYLRTGIIDAKSQDYVRTARAKGVPESKVYSRHIFRNSLLPIAAFMGYTITGLISGATITETIFTYQGMGLLFISSINQRDFSVMTALVLLFGLMTLLGTLLSDIIMVFVDPRIRID; this is translated from the coding sequence ATGTGGAAAACAATATTTCGTAGAATTCTTTTAATGATTCCGCAATTATTTATCCTTAGTATTATCGTATTTATTTTAGGTGCTTTAATGCCAGGGGACGCGTTAACTGGTTTGATTGATCCGACTATTGGACCTGAACAAATCGAAGCGATGCGTGAACAGCTTGGTTTAAATAAACCATGGCCAGAACGCTATTTTGATTGGATGGGCGGGATTTTACAAGGCGATTTTGGACGTAGTTGGCAACACCGGATGCCAGTAACCCAAATCATTCAACAACGGATTTGGCCAACTTTATGGTTGTCATTATTAACGACCATAATTACTTATGCCATCGCTTTACCTTTAGGTCTGTTATCTGGGCGTTATGAAAACTCTTGGATTGATCGTTTCGTCAACTTTTATAATTTTTTAAGTTATTCAATTCCTTCATTTGTACTAGGTTTATTAATGTTATGGTTATTTGGTTATACTTTAGATTGGTTCCCTACACGGGGTACAGTTGGATCGCAAGTGACGCCTGGAACAATCGACTATGTTTTATCGCGACTAAATCATATGATTTTACCGGCTTTAACCTTAGCTTTAATTAGTACAACCAGCACGATTCAATACTTAAGAACAGGTATAATCGATGCAAAATCACAAGATTATGTGCGTACGGCACGTGCAAAAGGAGTACCTGAAAGTAAAGTTTATTCAAGACATATCTTTAGAAATTCATTATTGCCTATTGCAGCATTCATGGGTTATACAATTACTGGTTTGATTTCAGGTGCTACCATTACTGAAACAATCTTTACCTATCAAGGGATGGGATTATTGTTTATCAGTTCAATCAACCAACGTGACTTCAGTGTTATGACGGCATTAGTGTTATTGTTTGGACTTATGACATTGTTAGGAACGCTTTTATCAGATATTATTATGGTATTTGTGGATCCTAGAATAAGAATCGATTAA
- a CDS encoding ABC transporter permease has protein sequence MEEKKLEFLAENTNQEPSDPPMGFEVIRREFMKDKVALGAVFVLAVIVIAAFVVPYFIDLEEATRVDIFNRFSPPGVNGHILGTDEGGRDVLAQLIVGTRNSLFIGWMITIITGIVGITLGIISGYYGGLIDDILMRIVDFLMVLPTTMIIIVVVTIVKRFNTWTLIWVISIFGWTSITRLIRTATLSEASKDYVSASKTLGTHDWKIMFFEVMPNLSSLIITNLTLSFAGNIGIETGLSFLGFGLPVGTPSLGTLIGYANSPDVIENKTWVWLPAVLLVLVMMLCVNYIGQAFKRAADSRQRLG, from the coding sequence ATGGAAGAAAAGAAATTAGAATTTTTAGCTGAAAATACAAATCAAGAACCTTCCGATCCACCTATGGGATTCGAAGTCATTCGTCGTGAGTTTATGAAAGATAAAGTTGCGCTTGGAGCGGTTTTTGTCTTAGCAGTCATTGTTATTGCTGCTTTTGTCGTTCCTTATTTTATTGATTTAGAAGAAGCAACACGTGTTGATATTTTTAACCGCTTTTCTCCTCCAGGTGTCAATGGACATATCTTGGGAACGGATGAAGGTGGACGTGATGTTTTAGCACAATTGATTGTTGGAACTAGAAATTCACTCTTTATTGGTTGGATGATTACGATTATAACAGGGATCGTCGGTATTACCTTAGGGATTATTTCAGGTTACTATGGTGGGCTGATTGATGATATTTTAATGCGTATTGTTGACTTTTTAATGGTGTTACCAACAACCATGATTATTATTGTTGTGGTTACCATTGTTAAACGATTCAATACATGGACATTAATTTGGGTCATTTCCATATTTGGTTGGACGAGTATTACACGTCTTATTCGGACGGCAACCCTAAGTGAAGCGTCTAAGGATTATGTTAGTGCTTCAAAAACATTAGGTACACATGATTGGAAAATAATGTTCTTTGAAGTGATGCCTAACTTAAGTTCGTTAATCATAACAAACCTAACCTTAAGTTTCGCTGGTAATATTGGTATTGAAACAGGATTAAGTTTCCTTGGTTTTGGTCTACCGGTTGGAACACCATCACTAGGAACATTAATTGGTTATGCTAATAGTCCAGATGTTATTGAAAATAAAACTTGGGTTTGGTTACCGGCTGTATTATTAGTCCTTGTCATGATGCTTTGCGTCAACTATATAGGACAAGCCTTTAAACGTGCAGCGGATTCACGTCAACGATTGGGTTAA
- a CDS encoding oligopeptide ABC transporter substrate-binding protein: protein MKKSLKKFFALTATTFTASATLVGPATAVLAQEEGETAEGIQEFETVVQNDAESIEGGTLHFALVGDPFAGVLNSMLYTGNPDSQIIGFFHDGLYGYNENFEIDNSGFADVEFNQEDSSVTFTIPQDAQWSDGEPITIDDVIFPYYVIGHPDYTGVRYGQAFTNVVGMEEYHNGDAEEIAGLNRVDDYTLTVSFIEFTPSMLQASGIPNYVEPEHILGEIPVAELEDADAVRSTPVGNGPFRLVSITPGEAITLEANEYYYLGRPMIDQVVIEVVNATSAVAEMRAGNYDLAALPADQYDTFADATNFQVLGELQNSITYIGFKLGTYDVENGTNVMDDSRVTNNKALRQAMAYAIDNDAVGSEFYSGLRTRANTHITPNFSDYHADDIEGYPYNPERAAEILAEAGFVDNDGDGFVEDPNGEAFTLGFASMSGGETAEPLAQYYLQSWQAIGINVELVDGQLMEFNSFYDRVEADDPAIDVFQAAFGTGGDPNPSGLYSRDSQFNYSRFVTEENDALIAAIESEDAFDPEVRQQAFHDWQAYMMEEIPTIPTLYRYNLMAVNNRVKGYDMAIGTDVKWTEIGLTAEQPATE from the coding sequence ATGAAAAAATCATTGAAAAAATTCTTTGCTTTAACTGCGACAACCTTTACCGCTAGTGCGACATTAGTAGGTCCAGCTACAGCTGTACTAGCACAAGAAGAAGGTGAAACGGCAGAAGGTATTCAAGAATTTGAAACAGTTGTTCAAAATGATGCAGAATCAATTGAAGGTGGTACTTTGCATTTTGCATTAGTAGGAGATCCATTTGCGGGTGTCTTAAATTCAATGTTATATACAGGTAACCCTGATTCTCAAATCATTGGCTTTTTCCATGATGGATTATATGGTTACAATGAAAACTTTGAAATTGATAACTCTGGCTTTGCCGATGTAGAATTTAATCAAGAAGATAGTTCTGTTACCTTTACTATTCCTCAAGATGCACAATGGAGTGATGGTGAGCCAATCACAATCGATGATGTTATTTTCCCTTACTATGTCATTGGTCATCCTGATTATACAGGTGTACGTTACGGTCAAGCTTTCACTAACGTTGTAGGTATGGAAGAATATCATAATGGCGATGCAGAAGAAATCGCTGGATTAAATCGTGTGGATGATTATACATTAACGGTTAGCTTTATTGAATTTACACCATCAATGCTTCAAGCGAGCGGTATTCCTAACTATGTTGAACCAGAACATATTTTGGGCGAAATTCCTGTAGCTGAATTAGAAGATGCAGATGCAGTCCGTTCAACACCAGTTGGTAACGGACCATTCCGCCTTGTATCAATTACTCCTGGTGAAGCCATTACATTAGAAGCGAATGAATATTATTACTTAGGTCGTCCTATGATTGATCAAGTCGTTATTGAAGTGGTTAATGCAACTTCGGCGGTGGCTGAGATGCGTGCAGGTAACTATGATTTGGCTGCTTTACCTGCTGACCAATATGATACCTTTGCTGATGCGACGAATTTTCAAGTGCTGGGAGAATTACAAAATTCAATTACGTATATTGGCTTTAAATTAGGTACTTACGATGTTGAAAATGGCACAAATGTCATGGATGATTCACGCGTAACTAACAATAAAGCCCTACGTCAAGCGATGGCTTATGCCATTGATAATGATGCAGTTGGTTCTGAGTTTTATAGTGGTTTACGTACACGTGCAAATACGCATATAACCCCTAACTTTTCCGATTATCATGCCGATGATATTGAAGGATACCCATACAATCCAGAACGTGCAGCAGAAATTTTAGCTGAAGCAGGTTTTGTTGATAATGATGGCGATGGCTTTGTTGAAGATCCAAACGGTGAAGCATTCACTTTAGGTTTTGCTTCTATGTCTGGTGGTGAAACAGCGGAACCATTAGCTCAATATTATTTGCAATCTTGGCAAGCGATTGGTATTAATGTTGAATTAGTTGATGGTCAATTAATGGAGTTCAACTCATTCTATGACCGTGTTGAGGCTGATGATCCAGCGATTGATGTTTTCCAAGCAGCCTTTGGTACAGGTGGTGATCCAAATCCATCAGGATTGTATAGCCGTGATTCACAGTTTAATTATTCTCGTTTTGTAACGGAAGAAAATGATGCATTAATTGCTGCGATTGAATCTGAGGATGCTTTTGATCCAGAAGTACGTCAACAAGCTTTCCACGATTGGCAAGCTTATATGATGGAGGAAATCCCAACCATTCCTACACTGTATCGTTATAATTTAATGGCTGTTAATAATCGTGTTAAAGGTTATGATATGGCAATTGGTACAGATGTTAAATGGACGGAAATTGGTTTAACCGCAGAACAACCTGCAACAGAGTAA
- the rnc gene encoding ribonuclease III, with protein MTQLIQHIENILGSKIKQPVIFETAFNHTSYVNEQKNPDLLHNERLEFLGDAILELLTSDFLFHQYPNDPEGSLSRMRAQLVQEASLAYLAKKLKFHQFIKLGKGELTSGGNQRDSILADCFEAFLGAIYLDQGLEKVKEFLQQYMFANHRQIIEQITIDYKTRFQEKAQQQGSVLIQYQLLEQSGPAHNQLFKVGLFVNNALVSIGIGKNKKAAEMLAAKNGFNQIDERGQVINVLKQN; from the coding sequence ATGACACAGCTAATTCAACATATAGAAAATATTTTAGGAAGTAAAATAAAGCAGCCGGTAATTTTTGAAACAGCTTTTAATCATACTTCCTATGTTAATGAACAAAAGAATCCTGATTTACTTCATAATGAACGCTTAGAATTTTTAGGGGATGCTATCCTAGAATTATTAACCAGTGATTTTTTGTTTCATCAGTACCCCAATGATCCTGAAGGATCGTTATCTAGAATGCGGGCACAACTTGTGCAAGAAGCTAGTTTGGCTTACTTAGCCAAAAAGTTAAAATTCCATCAATTTATTAAATTAGGTAAAGGGGAATTGACTAGTGGAGGCAATCAACGTGATTCTATCTTAGCCGATTGTTTTGAAGCTTTTTTGGGGGCTATTTATCTTGACCAAGGACTAGAGAAGGTTAAAGAATTTTTACAACAGTATATGTTTGCTAACCATCGGCAGATTATCGAACAAATAACGATTGATTATAAAACACGCTTTCAAGAAAAAGCGCAACAACAAGGCAGTGTTTTGATTCAATATCAACTTTTAGAACAATCCGGCCCTGCGCATAATCAGTTATTCAAAGTTGGATTATTTGTCAACAATGCTTTAGTTTCAATTGGAATAGGTAAAAATAAGAAGGCAGCAGAAATGTTGGCTGCAAAAAATGGATTTAATCAAATCGACGAAAGAGGTCAAGTAATAAATGTACTTAAGCAGAATTGA
- the smc gene encoding chromosome segregation protein SMC, protein MYLSRIEMTGFKSFADKTVIEFDKGITAVVGPNGSGKSNLSEAIRWVLGEQSAKSLRGSKMEDVIFNGTQQRKAVNLAKVTIVLNNEDRYLDYDFSEISIARSYNRNGESHYSINNESCRLKDIVDLLLDSGLGKNNFSMISQGKVENIFLNKPEERRAIFEEAAGVQKYQMRKLEAERKLNKSADHLSRVKDIIHELSSQLAPLKKQREAALIYQERQKQLSQLEISLYTYQIDIYRKQWHETENELEKVSDNIEVFDTQLLETKSELQTNQTLHDTLVQKIDESADQSQSQIQFLEQSKAKQQILSQQISFKTASKEEKQQQHDRQLEQKDELNKRLEQANLSYKEMANKRRTIKTTLAELNNQKDLFSDLGKSQVEAIRSELIDWYQQEATSKNQLTQNQNNLYQLDQQGEKLIAKQNQAETTLKQIEESKANKEIEVANQSKTVQAMQEQAQGLSDGLQQAKNQRSSLQKVLFDHERLINNLSSRLDSLKQMQSDYSGYYSGVRAVMKQARQLTGIEGTVADLIDVPNDYQIALDQALGASMQHIVVKDDAAAKRAINYLKQQRSGRATFLPKTNIKSRYLNQRYLEVAQTHSGFVGVASELVQYHPDNQAIVENLLGTTVIMSSIDMAQALAKQLNFQVKIVTLAGEVLMPGGSISGGQSKQTNQSMLNRQNELKSLEDQYQQALQKQKEYEHQWQLNEEVYSKYEEQTDAMAISLNQAQSELRTAEHELVNLESEHKQIQQQFVIINSDLKDHDSEKTTTSQAIQTFEAAVTEAKDNIQQLNDTLSSLTVNEEERRQKLQELEQSIQASSTQLAVADVEERQQKELVESLKNQLADLSMLLAQYLETDQTDQQDLEQLNEQLIEMNQAIDVTEKDNEELKASLVSLRQERQSLNMTIRELEQVSDQLTQNNQKLYQEKASLEARVEKVKEFIDNHLDYLNQEHQLSYEAAVKEATAIDSIDKVQKTIRQLKREIENLGPINIAAIEDYDTLNERYQHLTEQEEDLLLAISQLQATMDEMDEEVIKRFSETFNQINHQFQRTFKKLFGGGEATLQLSDPTNMLTTGVDIIAQPPGKRKQQLALLSGGERALTAIALLFAILETKPVPFCILDEVEAALDDANVDRYGQYLKNFTENTQFIVITHRKGTMEHADVLYGVTMQESGVSKLASVRLSDAEYD, encoded by the coding sequence ATGTACTTAAGCAGAATTGAAATGACTGGCTTCAAGTCGTTTGCAGATAAAACCGTTATTGAATTTGATAAGGGAATTACGGCTGTCGTTGGCCCCAACGGTAGCGGGAAAAGCAACTTATCCGAAGCGATTCGCTGGGTTTTGGGAGAGCAATCAGCCAAAAGTTTACGGGGTAGCAAGATGGAAGATGTTATCTTTAATGGGACACAACAGCGTAAAGCAGTTAATTTAGCAAAAGTGACCATTGTATTAAATAATGAAGATCGATATTTGGATTATGATTTTAGTGAAATTAGTATTGCTAGAAGCTATAATCGAAATGGTGAAAGTCACTATTCCATTAATAATGAAAGTTGTCGTTTAAAAGATATTGTTGATTTATTATTGGACTCTGGATTAGGTAAGAATAATTTTTCGATGATTTCACAAGGGAAAGTTGAAAATATTTTCTTAAATAAACCCGAGGAAAGACGTGCGATTTTTGAAGAAGCGGCTGGTGTTCAAAAATATCAAATGCGTAAACTAGAAGCGGAAAGAAAACTTAATAAATCCGCTGATCATTTGAGTCGGGTTAAAGATATTATTCATGAATTAAGTAGCCAATTAGCGCCACTTAAAAAACAAAGAGAAGCGGCTTTAATTTATCAAGAGCGTCAAAAACAATTATCACAATTAGAAATTTCGTTATATACGTATCAAATCGATATTTATCGAAAACAATGGCATGAGACGGAAAATGAATTAGAAAAAGTTAGTGATAATATTGAAGTGTTTGACACTCAGTTATTAGAAACAAAATCAGAACTTCAAACCAATCAAACGTTACATGACACACTTGTTCAAAAAATTGATGAAAGTGCTGATCAATCACAATCGCAGATTCAATTTCTTGAACAAAGTAAAGCTAAACAACAAATCTTAAGTCAACAAATTAGTTTTAAAACAGCTTCTAAGGAAGAAAAGCAACAACAACATGATCGTCAACTTGAGCAAAAAGATGAGTTAAATAAGCGTTTAGAGCAAGCTAATCTTAGCTATAAGGAAATGGCTAATAAGCGTCGAACAATTAAAACAACGCTTGCAGAGCTAAATAACCAAAAAGATTTGTTTAGTGATTTAGGTAAATCACAAGTCGAGGCGATTCGCTCAGAATTAATTGATTGGTATCAACAAGAAGCGACGTCAAAAAACCAGTTGACACAAAATCAAAATAATTTATACCAATTAGACCAACAAGGCGAAAAATTAATCGCCAAGCAAAACCAAGCCGAAACAACATTAAAACAGATAGAAGAAAGTAAAGCTAATAAAGAAATTGAAGTAGCCAATCAAAGCAAAACCGTGCAGGCCATGCAGGAACAAGCTCAAGGTTTATCCGATGGATTGCAACAAGCAAAAAATCAAAGATCGTCATTGCAAAAAGTACTCTTTGATCACGAACGTCTCATCAATAATCTAAGTTCACGTCTGGATTCCTTAAAACAAATGCAATCAGATTATAGCGGGTATTATTCTGGTGTACGAGCGGTTATGAAACAGGCACGTCAATTGACTGGGATTGAAGGAACGGTCGCTGACTTAATCGACGTACCCAATGATTATCAAATTGCATTAGACCAGGCTTTAGGTGCATCGATGCAACACATCGTCGTAAAAGATGATGCAGCTGCCAAAAGAGCTATTAATTACTTGAAACAACAACGATCTGGTCGAGCTACTTTTTTACCGAAAACAAATATTAAAAGCCGCTATTTAAATCAGCGCTATTTAGAAGTTGCCCAAACACATTCTGGCTTTGTTGGTGTCGCAAGTGAATTGGTTCAGTATCATCCCGACAATCAAGCAATTGTTGAGAATTTATTAGGTACCACTGTCATTATGTCTTCCATTGATATGGCTCAAGCTTTAGCTAAACAGTTAAATTTTCAAGTTAAAATTGTCACACTTGCTGGTGAAGTTCTAATGCCAGGTGGCTCAATCTCTGGTGGTCAATCTAAACAGACCAATCAATCCATGTTAAATCGACAAAATGAATTGAAGTCGCTGGAAGACCAATACCAACAAGCTTTGCAAAAGCAAAAGGAATATGAACATCAATGGCAATTGAATGAAGAAGTCTATTCGAAATATGAAGAACAGACGGATGCCATGGCAATTTCACTGAATCAAGCCCAAAGTGAATTACGTACCGCTGAACATGAATTAGTTAATTTAGAATCGGAACATAAACAAATTCAACAACAATTCGTTATTATTAATTCTGATTTAAAGGATCACGATAGTGAAAAAACAACCACAAGCCAAGCTATCCAAACCTTTGAAGCGGCTGTAACAGAAGCTAAAGATAACATACAACAACTTAATGATACATTAAGTAGTTTGACTGTGAATGAGGAAGAACGACGTCAAAAGCTTCAGGAGTTAGAGCAATCAATACAAGCAAGCTCGACCCAATTAGCAGTTGCCGATGTTGAAGAACGACAACAGAAAGAATTAGTTGAAAGTTTAAAAAATCAGCTGGCTGACTTAAGTATGCTACTGGCACAATATTTAGAAACTGATCAAACAGATCAGCAAGACTTAGAACAACTCAATGAGCAATTAATCGAAATGAATCAAGCAATCGACGTAACTGAGAAAGATAATGAAGAACTAAAAGCGTCATTAGTTAGCTTACGGCAAGAACGGCAATCACTCAATATGACCATCAGAGAATTAGAACAAGTTTCTGATCAACTCACACAAAATAATCAAAAACTGTATCAAGAAAAAGCAAGCTTGGAAGCACGAGTAGAAAAAGTAAAAGAATTTATTGATAATCATTTGGATTATTTAAATCAGGAACATCAATTGAGTTATGAGGCAGCCGTTAAAGAAGCAACTGCCATCGATTCAATCGATAAAGTCCAAAAAACAATTCGCCAATTAAAACGTGAAATCGAAAATCTAGGACCCATCAATATCGCTGCTATCGAGGATTATGATACCTTAAACGAAAGATACCAACATTTAACGGAACAAGAAGAAGATTTATTACTAGCTATTAGTCAACTCCAAGCAACCATGGATGAGATGGATGAAGAGGTGATTAAACGGTTCAGTGAAACCTTTAATCAAATTAATCACCAATTCCAAAGAACGTTTAAGAAATTATTCGGGGGTGGCGAGGCAACATTGCAGTTGTCTGATCCAACGAATATGTTAACCACCGGTGTCGATATTATTGCGCAGCCACCGGGTAAAAGAAAACAACAATTAGCCTTGTTATCAGGTGGTGAACGTGCCCTTACAGCGATTGCATTACTATTTGCGATTCTTGAAACCAAACCCGTGCCATTTTGTATATTAGATGAAGTTGAGGCTGCGCTTGACGATGCGAATGTTGATCGTTATGGACAGTATTTAAAGAATTTCACTGAGAATACCCAATTTATTGTAATTACGCACAGAAAAGGAACGATGGAGCATGCAGATGTCTTGTACGGGGTAACCATGCAAGAATCAGGTGTTTCAAAATTAGCTTCCGTTCGTCTTAGTGACGCAGAGTATGATTAG